A stretch of the Alnus glutinosa chromosome 6, dhAlnGlut1.1, whole genome shotgun sequence genome encodes the following:
- the LOC133871775 gene encoding transcription factor E2FC, with protein sequence MSNSGDDTSGPIQLPGFQPWLLHSHSQTQKHCSARRALPFSLVAPPNDSNGDSHAYAHSAAFAKQSKLALRQKNELDNCEAQKNGQAATPVRSKLASELSLKPDSRTGGNHRTKLKVPKQAKSGTQKTDTESPNGLNAANNCRYDSSLGLLTKKFISLIQEAKDGTLDLKHTADVLQVQKRRMYDITNVLEGIGLIEKTSKNHIRWRGYDGMGPPELDDQVAALKAENKSLYLEECSLDDSIRQQYELLRGLEKDENYRKYLFLTEEDIVTLPCFQNQTLIAIKAPQASYIEVPDPDEEDIGFPQRRYKMTIRSITGPIDLYLMSKYNSQCEDMDVKQAKSSDLPAGSGGHCRVEDARQSLEHQGNQNISSEGFSLPTSDVSGIQKIIPSYKDIDNDYWFHSDPGVSMTDLWANEDWAQVGDFLEDGSSKST encoded by the exons ATGTCCAACTCAGGCGACGATACGAGCGGTCCAATTCAACTGCCGGGCTTCCAGCCCTGGCTGCTCCATTCTCATTCGCAGACTCAGAAACACTGCTCTGCCCGCAGAGCTCTCCCTTTCTCCCTCGTCGCTCCTCCCAACGACTCCAACGGGGACTCTCACGCCTACGCGCACTCCGCCGCGTTCGCTAAACAGTCTAAACTCGCG TTGAGGCAAAAAAATGAATTAGATAACTGTGAGGCCCAGAAAAATGGACAGGCAGCCACTCCCGTACGGAGCAAACTAGCTAGTGAGCTTTCGCTTAAACCAGACTCTCGCACTGGTGGAAACCATCGGACTAAATTAAAGGTTCCAAAACAAGCGAAATCTGGGACTCAAAAAACTGATACTG AGTCTCCCAATGGTCTGAATGCAGCTAATAATTGTCGTTATGACAGTTCTTTAG GCTTGTTGACTAAGAAATTTATCAGTTTGATCCAGGAGGCTAAGGATGGCACCCTTGATCTGAAGCATACCGCAGATGTCTTGcag GTTCAAAAGCGGAGGATGTATGATATTACAAATGTTCTTGAAGGAATAGGATTGATAGAGAAAACTTCAAAGAACCATATACGTTGGAg GGGATATGATGGGATGGGCCCACCTGAGCTGGATGATCAAGTTGCTGCACTTAAG GCTGAAAATAAAAGCTTATATCTTGAAGAATGCAGTCTTGATGATTCTATAAG GCAACAATATGAGCTTCTGAGGGGCCTGGAGAAAGATGAAAATTATCGAAA GTACCTCTTTTTGACAGAGGAAGATATTGTGACTCTGCCGTGCttccag AATCAAACACTTATTGCAATAAAAGCACCACAAGCTAGTTATATTGAAGTTCCTGATCCTGACGAG GAGGATATCGGTTTCCCCCAAAGGCGGTATAAGATGACTATTAGAAGCATCACTGGACCAATTGATTTGTACCTAATGAG TAAATACAACAGCCAATGTGAGGATATGGATGTCAAGCAGGCTAAATCATCGGATTTACCAGCTGGTAGTGGTGGCCATTGCAGAGTGGAAGATGCAAGGCAGTCTTTAGAACACCAGGGCAATCAAAACATTTCTTCAGAAGGCTTCAGCTTACCGACTTCAGATGTGTCTGGGATTCAAAAGATTATTCCTTCGTATAAAGAT ATTGACAATGATTACTGGTTTCACTCAGATCCTGGAGTCAGCATGACAGATTTGTGGG CAAATGAGGACTGGGCCCAAGTAGGTGACTTCCTTGAAGATGGTTCTTCAAAGAGTACATGA
- the LOC133871071 gene encoding uncharacterized protein LOC133871071, with translation MALLTFFPEPSDQPKKQQSNRKRKPQNKPPSSWDQVKNLLTCKQIEGSQVHDPSKNAAVKLGSSCSSICSFRDVVHGNTRVVHRADNSPESSSVGQETGVLSRKPVSRSSTRSLSGSVRSGVGASCTPSSKAMQFRKLSGCYECRMIVDPSRYPTPRTTICACSQCGEVFPKIETLELHQAVRHAVSELGPDDSGRNIVEIIFKSSWLKKDNPICKIERILKVHNTQRTIQRFEDCRDAVKTRALNSTRKNPRCAADGNELLRFHCTNLTCALGARGATSLCGSVPACGVCTSIRHGFQGKGGDCKGVRTTASSGRAHDSLRCTDGRRAMLVCRVIAGRVRHDAPTEEDSVSAGSYDSVAGCAGIYSNLEELIVFNPRAILPCFVVIYKALESC, from the exons ATGGCTCTGTTAACTTTCTTTCCAGAGCCGTCCGATCAGCCCAAAAAACAACAATCCAATCGCAAGCGAAAGCCTCAGAACAAACCACCGTCTTCATGGGACCAAGTCAAGAACCTCCTCACCTGCAAGCAGATCGAAGGGTCACAAGTGCACGACCCGTCAAAAAACGCCGCCGTAAAGCTAGGGTCTTCTTGCAGCTCTATATGTAGCTTCAGGGACGTGGTTCATGGTAACACGAGGGTTGTTCACAGAGCTGACAACTCACCTGAGAGTAGTTCGGTGGGTCAGGAAACCGGGGTTCTGAGCCGGAAACCGGTCAGCAGGTCCTCTACTCGGTCTCTCTCAGGGTCAGTAAGATCCGGCGTTGGAGCATCATGCACGCCTTCTTCGAAAGCAATGCAATTCCGCAAGCTTTCTGGGTGTTATGAGTGTCGTATGATCGTTGACCCCAGCAG GTACCCAACTCCAAGGACCACCATTTGTGCTTGCTCTCAGTGCGGAGAGGTCTTTCCGAAGATTGAAACCTTGGAGCTTCACCAAGCAGTTCGTCATGCAG TGTCTGAGCTGGGACCTGATGATTCGGGTCGAAATATCGTGGAGATCATCTTCAAGTCAAGCTGGCTCAAGAAGGACAACCCCATCTGCAAGATCGAACGAATACTGAAGGTCCACAACACCCAACGCACTATCCAACGGTTCGAGGACTGCCGAGACGCGGTCAAGACCCGTGCACTTAACAGCACCAGAAAAAACCCCCGATGCGCAGCGGACGGTAACGAACTCCTGCGGTTCCACTGCACTAACCTGACGTGCGCGCTCGGCGCGCGTGGCGCGACCAGCCTGTGCGGGTCCGTACCGGCATGCGGAGTCTGCACCAGTATCAGGCACGGATTCCAAGGCAAGGGCGGTGATTGCAAGGGAGTGCGGACCACTGCCAGCAGCGGTAGGGCCCACGACTCACTGCGCTGCACAGACGGTCGCAGGGCCATGCTGGTGTGCCGTGTGATTGCTGGGAGGGTGAGGCACGATGCGCCTACGGAGGAGGATAGCGTGTCGGCTGGCTCCTACGACTCCGTAGCCGGCTGCGCCGGGATCTACTCGAATCTAGAGGAGCTGATCGTTTTTAATCCGAGGGCTATCCTTCCCTGTTTCGTGGTGATTTACAAAGCTCTAGAGTCTTGTTGA
- the LOC133870157 gene encoding uncharacterized protein LOC133870157 isoform X2: MSENNSQSGSVQNPRVTWEGCSVLLDINDGDRLVFARLSAASTLKIGNKSYNLQPLIGCPFGSLFQVENGDKGPYLSRFILSIEGNNIQEKGDFQSQEITKDNRALIDNNKAQSLTGEDIDAMRRQGATGDEIVDALIANSATFEKKTLFSQEKYRLKKQKKYAPKVLLRRPFARSICEAYFKKYPARIGFLRVDTLSLLLSMANVSANSDVLVVEMVGGLLTGAVAERLGGTGYVCSTYLGSTPYPIDVVRIFNFSDEVCKRIVRSPLTELSLSQTESSEQIHHQEDVLNMECLLNHQMSSSVSMEEISPPCENDMSDLIPETTVSLVNKKGNSTKAGNKAPQQAIDLWKKNGFSSLIIAAPELDTWDLLKDLLPLLSNSAPFAIYHQYLQPLATCMHNLQLGKMAIGLQISEPWLREYQVLPSRTHPCMQMDAFGGYILSGTRISSS; encoded by the exons ATGTCTGAAAATAATTCTCAATCCGGCTCAGTCCAAAACCCTAGAGTGACATGGGAAGGTTGCAGTGTCTTGCTCGACATCAATGATGGCGACCGTTTGGTTTTCGCTCGCCTATCGGCCGCCTC GACGTTGAAAATTGGGAATAAGAGCTACAATCTGCAGCCCCTAATTGGGTGTCCTTTCGGGTCTTTGTTCCAAGTCGAAAACGGCGACAAAGGGCCTTATTTGTCTCGCTTTATTCTCTCCATAGAAG GCAATAATATTCAAGAGAAAGGAGACTTTCAATCACAAGAGATAACCAAAGATAATCGAGCATTAATTGATAATAATAAAGCCCAAAGCCTAACTGGTGAAGATATAGATGCAATGCGAAG ACAGGGTGCAACGGGTGATGAAATAGTTGATGCCCTTATTGCTAATAGCGCTacatttgaaaagaaaacattGTTCTCACAA GAAAAATATAGGCTTAAGAAACAGAAGAAATATGCACCCAAAGTACTTTTGAGGCGCCCTTTTGCTCGAAG TATATGCGAGGCATACTTCAAGAAATACCCAGCAAGAATTGG ATTCTTGCGAGTGGACACATTATCTCTTCTGCTTTCCATGGCTAATGTTTCTGCAAATTCTGATGTTCTCGTAGTGGAAATGGTTGGTGGCCTTCTAACTGGTGCCGTGGCAGAACGTTTAGGAG GTACTGGTTATGTTTGCAGTACATATCTTGGAAGTACACCATATCCCATTGATGTAGTCAGAATATTCAACTTCAGTGATGAAGTTTGTAAGAG GATTGTGCGGTCTCCTCTCACTGAGCTCTCTTTATCCCAAACTGAATCTTCTGAGCAAATTCATCATCAGGAAGATGTCCTTAACATGGAATGTCTGTTGAAT CATCAGATGTCTTCATCAGTCAGCATGGAAGAAATTTCTCCTCCATGTGAAAATGACATGTCAGATCTTATTCCTGAGACAACTGTTTCTCTTGTAAACAAAAAGGGCAATTCCACAAAGGCTGGAAATAAGGCCCCACAACAAGCCATTGACTTGTGGAAGAAAAATGGTTTTTCTAG TCTAATAATTGCTGCTCCAGAGCTTGATACTTGGGACCTGCTTAAAGATCTTCTGCCGCTTCTATCAAATTCAGCTCCTTTTGCTATTTATCACCAGTATCTTCAG CCTCTTGCAACTTGCATGCACAATCTGCAGCTTGGGAAAATGGCAATTGGCTTGCAAATTTCAGAACCTTGGTTGCGCGAATATCAG GTGCTTCCATCACGAACCCATCCGTGCATGCAAATGGATGCGTTTGGTGGGTATATTCTTAGTGGGACTAGAATATCTAGCAGCTAG
- the LOC133870157 gene encoding uncharacterized protein LOC133870157 isoform X1, with the protein MSENNSQSGSVQNPRVTWEGCSVLLDINDGDRLVFARLSAASTLKIGNKSYNLQPLIGCPFGSLFQVENGDKGPYLSRFILSIEGNNIQEKGDFQSQEITKDNRALIDNNKAQSLTGEDIDAMRRQGATGDEIVDALIANSATFEKKTLFSQEKYRLKKQKKYAPKVLLRRPFARSICEAYFKKYPARIGFLRVDTLSLLLSMANVSANSDVLVVEMVGGLLTGAVAERLGGTGYVCSTYLGSTPYPIDVVRIFNFSDEVCKRIVRSPLTELSLSQTESSEQIHHQEDVLNMECLLNHQMSSSVSMEEISPPCENDMSDLIPETTVSLVNKKGNSTKAGNKAPQQAIDLWKKNGFSSLIIAAPELDTWDLLKDLLPLLSNSAPFAIYHQYLQVISSKFWPLATCMHNLQLGKMAIGLQISEPWLREYQVLPSRTHPCMQMDAFGGYILSGTRISSS; encoded by the exons ATGTCTGAAAATAATTCTCAATCCGGCTCAGTCCAAAACCCTAGAGTGACATGGGAAGGTTGCAGTGTCTTGCTCGACATCAATGATGGCGACCGTTTGGTTTTCGCTCGCCTATCGGCCGCCTC GACGTTGAAAATTGGGAATAAGAGCTACAATCTGCAGCCCCTAATTGGGTGTCCTTTCGGGTCTTTGTTCCAAGTCGAAAACGGCGACAAAGGGCCTTATTTGTCTCGCTTTATTCTCTCCATAGAAG GCAATAATATTCAAGAGAAAGGAGACTTTCAATCACAAGAGATAACCAAAGATAATCGAGCATTAATTGATAATAATAAAGCCCAAAGCCTAACTGGTGAAGATATAGATGCAATGCGAAG ACAGGGTGCAACGGGTGATGAAATAGTTGATGCCCTTATTGCTAATAGCGCTacatttgaaaagaaaacattGTTCTCACAA GAAAAATATAGGCTTAAGAAACAGAAGAAATATGCACCCAAAGTACTTTTGAGGCGCCCTTTTGCTCGAAG TATATGCGAGGCATACTTCAAGAAATACCCAGCAAGAATTGG ATTCTTGCGAGTGGACACATTATCTCTTCTGCTTTCCATGGCTAATGTTTCTGCAAATTCTGATGTTCTCGTAGTGGAAATGGTTGGTGGCCTTCTAACTGGTGCCGTGGCAGAACGTTTAGGAG GTACTGGTTATGTTTGCAGTACATATCTTGGAAGTACACCATATCCCATTGATGTAGTCAGAATATTCAACTTCAGTGATGAAGTTTGTAAGAG GATTGTGCGGTCTCCTCTCACTGAGCTCTCTTTATCCCAAACTGAATCTTCTGAGCAAATTCATCATCAGGAAGATGTCCTTAACATGGAATGTCTGTTGAAT CATCAGATGTCTTCATCAGTCAGCATGGAAGAAATTTCTCCTCCATGTGAAAATGACATGTCAGATCTTATTCCTGAGACAACTGTTTCTCTTGTAAACAAAAAGGGCAATTCCACAAAGGCTGGAAATAAGGCCCCACAACAAGCCATTGACTTGTGGAAGAAAAATGGTTTTTCTAG TCTAATAATTGCTGCTCCAGAGCTTGATACTTGGGACCTGCTTAAAGATCTTCTGCCGCTTCTATCAAATTCAGCTCCTTTTGCTATTTATCACCAGTATCTTCAGGTCATTTCCTCCAAATTCTgg CCTCTTGCAACTTGCATGCACAATCTGCAGCTTGGGAAAATGGCAATTGGCTTGCAAATTTCAGAACCTTGGTTGCGCGAATATCAG GTGCTTCCATCACGAACCCATCCGTGCATGCAAATGGATGCGTTTGGTGGGTATATTCTTAGTGGGACTAGAATATCTAGCAGCTAG